A DNA window from Symbiobacterium terraclitae contains the following coding sequences:
- the rpoE gene encoding DNA-directed RNA polymerase subunit delta, with amino-acid sequence MDLKPDMSVTDLAFTILKKHGKPMHFKELITAVMQVKAINQENPGRLIAQMHTEINLDSRFIHQGGGEWGLREWQPKTAKVVRIRPDGTPAHTSRVVLSDEDELDLVGEEDEEELGEELDDEFALDEDEEDVLSDDEDLDEER; translated from the coding sequence ATGGATCTGAAGCCTGATATGTCGGTAACCGACCTCGCCTTCACCATCCTGAAGAAGCACGGCAAGCCGATGCACTTCAAGGAGCTGATCACCGCGGTCATGCAGGTGAAGGCCATCAACCAGGAGAACCCCGGCCGTCTGATCGCGCAGATGCACACCGAGATCAACCTCGACTCGCGCTTCATCCACCAGGGAGGCGGCGAGTGGGGTCTGCGGGAGTGGCAGCCCAAGACCGCCAAGGTGGTGCGCATCCGACCGGACGGCACGCCCGCCCACACCAGCCGGGTTGTCCTCAGCGACGAGGATGAGCTGGACCTGGTTGGGGAAGAAGATGAGGAGGAGCTCGGCGAGGAGCTGGACGACGAGTTCGCCCTCGACGAAGATGAGGAGGACGTCCTCTCCGACGACGAGGACTTGGACGAGGAGCGCTGA
- a CDS encoding CTP synthase produces MAKFIFITGGVVSGLGKGITAASLGRLIKSRGYRVTALKFDPYLNVDPGTMNPIQHGEVFVTEDGAECDLDLGHYERFMDVNLGKGNNVTTGKIYSSVIAKERRGDYLGGTVQVIPHITNEIKANIHRVADDSGADVVLVEIGGTVGDIEGQPFLEAIRQFKNEVPRKDDVLFIHVTLVPYIDASGELKTKPTQHSVRELRSIGIQPDVIVCRSDREIPRDLREKIALFCDVPPEAVIPNIDLDSLYMVPLALEEEGLARIVCQRLGLADRTPDLKEWRGLVDKALHPQREVDIALVGKYVALEDAYLSVVESLHHAGIHNDARVRIHWIDSERLENGAAEEALANLLGRVDGILVPGGFGYRGIEGKINAIRYARENQVPFFGICMGMQSVVIEVARHLLGLPKANSTEFVMDCKDPVIDLMAQQKEVTHLGGTMRLGAYPCQLKPGSKAHAAYGEELIYERHRHRWEVNNAYLERLEAAGLKAVGVWPEGNLVEVMELEGHPWFVGVQYHPEFKSRPNRPHPLFRDFIAAALKYREGKA; encoded by the coding sequence ATGGCCAAGTTCATCTTCATAACAGGCGGCGTGGTATCGGGGCTCGGAAAAGGCATTACGGCGGCGTCCCTCGGCCGGCTCATCAAGAGTCGAGGCTATAGGGTCACCGCCCTTAAATTTGACCCGTACCTGAACGTGGACCCGGGCACCATGAACCCGATTCAGCACGGTGAGGTCTTCGTCACCGAGGACGGCGCCGAGTGCGACCTGGACCTCGGGCACTATGAGCGGTTCATGGACGTGAACCTGGGCAAGGGGAACAACGTCACCACCGGCAAGATCTACTCCTCGGTCATCGCCAAGGAGCGCCGGGGCGACTACCTGGGTGGTACCGTCCAGGTGATCCCGCACATCACCAATGAGATCAAGGCGAACATCCACCGGGTGGCCGACGACAGCGGCGCCGACGTGGTGCTGGTGGAGATCGGCGGAACGGTGGGCGACATCGAGGGGCAGCCCTTCCTCGAGGCCATCCGGCAGTTCAAGAACGAGGTGCCCCGCAAGGATGACGTGCTCTTCATCCACGTCACCCTGGTGCCCTACATCGACGCCTCGGGCGAGCTGAAGACGAAGCCGACGCAGCACTCGGTGCGGGAGCTGCGCTCCATCGGCATCCAGCCCGACGTGATCGTCTGCCGCTCCGACCGGGAGATCCCGAGGGACCTGCGGGAGAAGATCGCCCTCTTCTGTGACGTGCCGCCTGAGGCCGTCATCCCCAACATCGACCTGGACTCGCTCTACATGGTGCCCCTGGCCCTGGAGGAGGAGGGGCTGGCGCGCATCGTCTGCCAGCGGCTGGGGCTGGCGGACCGCACCCCCGACCTGAAGGAGTGGCGGGGGCTGGTGGACAAGGCCCTCCACCCGCAGAGAGAGGTGGACATCGCCCTGGTGGGCAAGTACGTCGCCCTGGAAGACGCCTACCTCTCCGTGGTGGAGTCGCTGCACCACGCCGGGATCCATAACGACGCCCGGGTGCGCATCCACTGGATCGACTCGGAGCGGCTGGAGAACGGCGCGGCGGAGGAGGCGCTGGCCAACCTGCTGGGCCGGGTGGACGGGATCCTCGTTCCCGGCGGCTTCGGCTACCGGGGCATCGAGGGCAAGATCAACGCCATCCGCTATGCCCGGGAGAACCAGGTGCCCTTCTTCGGCATCTGCATGGGCATGCAGTCGGTGGTGATCGAGGTGGCGCGCCACCTGTTGGGCCTGCCCAAGGCCAACTCCACGGAGTTCGTCATGGACTGCAAGGACCCGGTGATCGACCTGATGGCGCAGCAGAAGGAGGTCACCCACCTCGGCGGCACCATGCGGCTCGGCGCCTATCCCTGCCAGCTCAAGCCCGGCTCGAAGGCCCACGCCGCCTACGGCGAGGAGTTGATCTATGAGCGGCACCGGCACCGCTGGGAGGTGAACAACGCCTACCTGGAGCGGCTCGAGGCCGCCGGGCTGAAGGCGGTGGGCGTCTGGCCCGAGGGGAACCTGGTGGAGGTCATGGAGTTGGAGGGCCACCCCTGGTTCGTGGGCGTGCAGTACCACCCCGAGTTCAAGAGCCGTCCCAACCGGCCGCACCCGCTCTTCCGCGACTTCATCGCGGCGGCGCTGAAGTACCGGGAGGGGAAGGCGTAA
- a CDS encoding L-erythro-3,5-diaminohexanoate dehydrogenase, which translates to MTMGCPYGTHRVLEPAGVLPQPAWRLNNDPAIYDNEILIDVQRLNIDSASFKQISDEAGGDPGRIAEAVLAIVRERGKMHNPVTGSGGMLIGTVRQVGPALTTDLRPGDRIATLVSLSLTPLRLEAVHAVRPEADQVEVTGTAILFETGIYAKLPSDLPDNLALAALDVCGAPAQTARLVKPGQRVLILGGGGKSGLLCSYAARRAGAAEVICFDYAEESLARARRLGAAHRYIRGDARDALGVMRAVGEKVDLTLSLVNLPGAELGAILATKPTGTIYFFSMATSFTAAALGAEGVGSQVEMLIGNGYYPGHADLTLDLLRESPALRALFEELYA; encoded by the coding sequence ATGACCATGGGCTGCCCCTACGGCACGCACCGGGTGCTGGAGCCGGCCGGCGTCCTGCCGCAGCCGGCCTGGCGGCTGAACAACGACCCGGCCATCTACGACAACGAGATCCTCATCGACGTCCAGCGGCTGAACATCGACTCGGCTTCCTTCAAGCAGATCAGCGACGAGGCGGGGGGCGACCCGGGACGCATCGCCGAGGCTGTCCTGGCCATCGTGCGCGAGCGGGGCAAGATGCACAACCCCGTCACCGGGTCGGGCGGGATGCTCATCGGCACCGTACGCCAGGTGGGGCCGGCGCTGACCACCGACCTGCGGCCCGGCGACCGCATCGCCACGCTCGTCAGCCTCAGCCTCACGCCGCTGCGCCTCGAGGCGGTCCATGCCGTGCGGCCCGAGGCGGACCAGGTGGAGGTGACCGGCACGGCGATCCTCTTCGAGACCGGCATCTACGCCAAGCTGCCGTCGGACCTCCCCGACAACCTCGCCCTGGCGGCGCTGGACGTCTGCGGCGCCCCGGCCCAGACCGCCCGGCTGGTGAAGCCCGGCCAGCGGGTGCTGATCCTGGGCGGCGGCGGCAAGAGCGGCCTGCTCTGCTCCTACGCCGCACGGCGGGCGGGCGCGGCCGAGGTCATCTGCTTCGACTACGCCGAGGAGAGCCTGGCGCGCGCCCGGCGGCTGGGGGCGGCGCACCGGTACATCCGGGGCGACGCCAGGGACGCCCTGGGCGTGATGCGGGCGGTGGGGGAGAAGGTCGACCTCACGCTCTCGCTGGTGAACCTGCCCGGGGCCGAGCTGGGGGCCATCCTGGCCACCAAGCCGACGGGGACCATCTACTTCTTCAGCATGGCCACATCGTTCACCGCCGCCGCCCTGGGGGCGGAGGGGGTCGGGAGCCAGGTGGAGATGCTGATCGGCAACGGCTACTACCCCGGCCACGCCGACCTCACGCTCGACCTCCTGCGGGAGAGCCCCGCCCTGCGGGCGCTGTTCGAGGAGTTGTACGCCTGA
- a CDS encoding TetR/AcrR family transcriptional regulator — protein MAPTRRRGRPPTDVVAQGERRSEIIATAQQLFTQSGYAAVSLGQIADEVGVTKSALYNHFASKEALYAEVVCSLMASIAEAIRRVADAPLSTAERLREIAGHALVRIPVRSRIDEMMRDVAEHLSTEERALVTTAHGQMLDAMTAVMQRGVDAGELRADLPADFLATSFLMLVSGYQGHHHIREDAREPEQLPDRVVSLFLEGAGRR, from the coding sequence GTGGCTCCGACCAGGCGCAGGGGCCGCCCTCCCACGGATGTGGTCGCCCAGGGAGAGAGGCGCAGCGAGATCATCGCCACGGCCCAGCAGCTCTTCACACAGAGCGGATACGCAGCCGTGTCGCTGGGGCAGATTGCAGATGAGGTCGGTGTGACCAAGTCTGCCCTGTACAACCACTTCGCCAGCAAGGAGGCACTCTACGCTGAGGTGGTCTGCAGCCTGATGGCTTCCATCGCAGAGGCGATCCGGCGCGTCGCGGACGCTCCGCTCAGCACGGCCGAGCGGCTCCGGGAGATCGCAGGCCACGCGCTCGTCCGCATTCCGGTGCGCTCCCGCATCGATGAGATGATGCGCGACGTGGCGGAGCACCTCTCCACGGAGGAGCGGGCACTGGTCACGACCGCCCACGGGCAGATGTTGGATGCGATGACGGCCGTGATGCAGCGGGGTGTCGACGCAGGGGAGCTGCGCGCAGACCTGCCCGCCGATTTCCTGGCCACCAGCTTTCTGATGCTCGTCTCGGGCTACCAGGGCCATCACCACATCCGTGAAGACGCCCGGGAGCCCGAGCAGCTGCCCGACCGCGTGGTGAGCCTCTTCCTTGAGGGCGCCGGCCGAAGGTGA
- a CDS encoding DHA2 family efflux MFS transporter permease subunit yields the protein MGPQVPAAEVSSAARWKVLAAVVFGVFMVILDTTVINVAFKTLQEEYAADLNLTQWVLSVYVMALGIATPLSGFLGDRFGEKRVFVASVFTFGLSSLLCGVAPNLGLLILFRALQGASGGIATPLGTSLLYKAFPPEDRGKAMGVFGIALVAAPALGPILGGWLVDLGHWRWIFYINVPIAIVGTLLGSLWLPASSGSRSARFDPLGLLFSSVGFGSLLYAASRASSLGWTAPEVVWFFVIGVVALVIFAVVELLVVKEPLLDLRLFGNGAFLVATLTGWVSVLALFGAEFLMPLYLQVLRGRTALEAGVLLLPLALASAVATPVSGRLFDRIGARPLAVVGFGLLAINTWQFSHLTPETPIRTIQWLLALRGLALGLTVQITMLVSLSVVPLNRTARASSLVNATRQVVQSLGVALLATILASAISTTTSQQMAGAERFRGEGVTEERVVLCGPDGVATTGTVGRVTLPPQALGPIRTFCAEYTQGLENAYTFTFYASLVALALGAMMPGWPGKVVRREALQVSTAD from the coding sequence ATGGGACCGCAGGTTCCTGCCGCCGAAGTCAGTTCGGCCGCCCGCTGGAAGGTCCTGGCCGCGGTGGTCTTCGGCGTCTTCATGGTGATTCTCGATACAACCGTGATCAACGTCGCCTTCAAGACGCTCCAGGAGGAGTACGCGGCCGATCTGAACCTGACCCAGTGGGTTCTCTCCGTCTACGTGATGGCGCTGGGCATCGCCACGCCCCTGTCCGGCTTCCTGGGGGATCGCTTCGGGGAGAAGCGGGTCTTCGTCGCCAGCGTCTTCACGTTCGGCCTCAGCTCGCTCCTCTGCGGAGTGGCGCCGAACCTCGGGCTGCTGATTCTCTTCCGGGCCCTGCAGGGAGCCTCCGGCGGCATTGCCACGCCGCTCGGCACCTCCCTGCTCTACAAGGCCTTCCCGCCCGAAGACCGGGGCAAGGCGATGGGCGTCTTCGGCATCGCCCTGGTGGCTGCGCCCGCCCTGGGCCCGATTCTGGGTGGCTGGCTGGTGGACCTCGGCCACTGGCGCTGGATCTTCTACATCAACGTCCCCATCGCGATCGTGGGAACCCTGCTGGGCTCCCTCTGGCTCCCCGCCTCCAGCGGCTCCCGCTCGGCCCGGTTCGACCCGCTGGGCCTGCTCTTCTCCAGCGTCGGCTTCGGCTCCCTCCTCTACGCCGCCAGCCGGGCCTCGTCGCTGGGCTGGACCGCACCTGAGGTGGTGTGGTTCTTCGTGATCGGGGTCGTGGCGCTGGTCATCTTTGCCGTGGTGGAGCTGCTCGTCGTCAAGGAGCCGCTTCTCGACCTGCGGCTCTTCGGCAACGGCGCATTCCTGGTCGCGACGCTGACCGGCTGGGTCTCGGTGCTGGCGCTCTTCGGCGCCGAGTTCCTGATGCCGCTGTACCTGCAGGTTCTCCGGGGCCGGACGGCCCTGGAGGCCGGCGTGCTGCTGCTGCCGCTGGCGCTGGCCTCAGCGGTGGCGACGCCGGTCTCGGGACGGCTCTTCGACCGCATCGGCGCCCGCCCTCTGGCCGTTGTCGGCTTCGGGCTGTTGGCCATCAACACCTGGCAGTTCTCGCACCTCACGCCCGAGACGCCGATTCGCACCATTCAGTGGCTGCTGGCCCTGCGGGGTCTGGCACTGGGCCTGACGGTGCAGATCACCATGCTGGTCTCGCTCTCCGTGGTGCCGCTCAACCGAACGGCCCGGGCCTCGTCGCTGGTCAACGCCACGCGGCAGGTGGTCCAGTCGCTGGGCGTGGCCCTGCTGGCGACCATCCTGGCCTCCGCCATCTCCACCACGACCAGCCAGCAGATGGCCGGCGCCGAGCGGTTCCGGGGGGAAGGGGTCACGGAGGAGCGGGTGGTGCTCTGCGGCCCCGACGGCGTGGCGACCACGGGGACGGTGGGCCGGGTTACCCTGCCGCCTCAGGCGCTGGGTCCGATCCGCACCTTCTGCGCGGAGTACACGCAGGGCCTGGAGAACGCGTATACCTTCACCTTCTACGCCTCACTCGTGGCACTGGCCCTGGGCGCCATGATGCCCGGATGGCCGGGGAAGGTCGTGCGGCGTGAAGCCCTGCAGGTGAGCACGGCCGACTGA
- a CDS encoding lysine 5,6-aminomutase subunit alpha: MSLTLRIDPDQVARARALARRITAEVQPFIEAHTTTAIERAVVRLFGVEGKGPDEVPLANLVVEALADGGGLDRGAAFWMANACARTGQTPQQVAEAVASGQLDLMQVPLLPGEQIRAEAERLARAALARIHRNRRTREELIARYGERPGPWLYLIVATGNIYEDVVQAQLAARQGADVIAVIRSTAQSLLDYVPEGATTEGFAGTYATQENFRIMRRALDEVSQELGRYVRLTNYASGLCMPEIAALGALERLDMMLSDSMYGILFRDINPKRTLIDQHFARMIQAEAGIIINTGEDNYLTTADAYEAAHTVLASQFINEQFAHLSGMVDAQIGLGHAFEMDPALEDGLLYEMADALLSRTCFPNAPLKYMPPTRYMTGDIFMGHVMNALFNLTSVATGQQIHLVGILTEAIHTPFLHDRFLALENARYIFNYARHFVQEFQLTPGGRIERRATEVLSRTVELLESIAGTGLFAAIADGVFAGIRRPPEGGKGLDGVLPRGEGYLNPFYDLCLKGGAER; the protein is encoded by the coding sequence TTGTCGCTCACGCTACGCATCGACCCCGATCAGGTGGCGCGGGCCCGCGCGCTCGCCCGCCGGATCACCGCAGAAGTTCAGCCCTTCATCGAGGCGCACACCACCACGGCGATCGAGCGGGCCGTGGTGCGGCTCTTCGGGGTGGAGGGGAAGGGGCCCGACGAGGTCCCGCTGGCCAACCTGGTGGTGGAGGCGCTCGCCGACGGCGGCGGGCTGGACCGGGGCGCCGCCTTCTGGATGGCCAACGCCTGCGCCCGCACGGGGCAGACGCCCCAGCAGGTGGCGGAGGCCGTCGCCTCCGGCCAGCTGGACCTGATGCAGGTGCCGCTGCTGCCCGGCGAGCAGATCCGGGCGGAGGCGGAGCGGCTGGCCCGGGCTGCCCTTGCGCGCATCCACCGGAACCGGCGGACCCGGGAGGAACTGATCGCCCGCTACGGCGAGCGGCCGGGGCCGTGGCTCTACCTCATCGTGGCCACGGGCAACATCTACGAGGACGTGGTGCAGGCGCAGCTGGCGGCCCGGCAGGGGGCGGACGTGATCGCCGTCATCCGCTCCACCGCCCAGTCGCTGCTGGACTACGTGCCCGAGGGGGCGACTACCGAGGGCTTCGCCGGGACGTACGCCACCCAGGAGAACTTCCGCATCATGCGGCGGGCCCTGGACGAGGTCAGCCAGGAGCTGGGCCGGTATGTGCGCCTCACCAACTACGCCAGCGGCCTCTGCATGCCCGAGATCGCGGCGCTGGGGGCGCTGGAGCGGCTGGATATGATGCTCTCCGACTCGATGTACGGCATCCTCTTCCGCGACATCAACCCGAAGCGGACGCTGATCGACCAGCACTTCGCCCGCATGATCCAGGCCGAGGCCGGGATCATCATCAACACGGGCGAGGACAACTACCTGACCACGGCCGACGCCTACGAGGCGGCCCACACGGTGCTGGCGTCGCAGTTCATCAACGAGCAGTTCGCCCACCTCTCGGGCATGGTCGACGCCCAGATCGGGCTCGGCCACGCCTTCGAGATGGATCCTGCCCTGGAGGACGGCCTGCTCTACGAGATGGCCGACGCCCTGCTGAGCCGCACCTGCTTCCCCAACGCCCCGCTGAAGTACATGCCGCCCACCCGCTACATGACGGGCGACATCTTCATGGGCCACGTGATGAACGCCCTCTTCAACCTCACCAGCGTGGCCACGGGGCAGCAGATCCACCTGGTGGGCATCCTCACGGAAGCGATTCACACGCCGTTCCTGCACGACCGGTTCCTGGCCCTCGAGAACGCCCGCTACATCTTCAACTACGCCCGCCACTTCGTCCAGGAGTTCCAACTCACCCCGGGCGGGCGCATCGAGCGGCGGGCGACCGAGGTGCTCTCCCGCACGGTGGAGCTGCTGGAGTCCATCGCCGGGACCGGTCTCTTCGCCGCCATCGCCGACGGGGTCTTCGCCGGCATCCGCCGCCCGCCGGAGGGCGGCAAGGGGCTGGACGGCGTGCTGCCCAGGGGCGAGGGCTACCTGAACCCCTTCTACGACCTGTGCCTGAAAGGGGGCGCCGAGCGGTGA
- the ablA gene encoding lysine 2,3-aminomutase yields the protein MLSKPRDWRDIPLWADATEEQWNDWRWQVSHRITNLEQLKQVVNLTEEEEAAVRDSEHLFRLGITPHYATLIDPDDPNCPMRLQAVPKYSELAWADYEMGDPLHEDVDSPVPGITHRYPDRVLFLITHECSLYCRHCTRRRIVGDQEAMSTAMLDRAIAYIREHPEVRDVLISGGDPLAVPDRRLEYVIKNLRAIPHVEIIRIGTRMPVVLPQRITPELVGMLRKYHPIWLNTHFNHPFEVQHPKAREAMERLADAGIPTGNQSVLLKGINDCAVVMRKLVHELVKVRCRPYYIYNCDLSEGLSHFRTTVSKGLAIIEALRGHTSGYAVPTFVVDAPGGGGKIPVMPQYLISQSDGRVILRNFEGKISIYHEGTPEDHVVDDKCTLCGTDHSAIKIGPAAELWAVRRRSGEVDLPSGVTRLGHPSHLITPEQLAQVDQSAPAAPEPEREAGDD from the coding sequence ATGCTTTCGAAGCCGCGCGACTGGCGGGACATCCCGCTCTGGGCCGACGCCACCGAGGAGCAGTGGAACGACTGGCGCTGGCAGGTGAGCCACCGCATCACCAACCTGGAGCAGCTCAAGCAGGTGGTGAACCTGACGGAGGAGGAGGAGGCCGCGGTCCGCGACTCCGAGCACCTCTTCCGGCTGGGCATCACGCCGCACTACGCCACCCTCATCGACCCCGACGACCCCAACTGCCCCATGCGGCTGCAGGCGGTGCCCAAGTACAGCGAGCTGGCATGGGCCGACTACGAGATGGGCGACCCGCTGCACGAGGACGTCGACTCCCCGGTGCCGGGCATCACCCACCGCTACCCGGACCGGGTGCTCTTCCTCATCACGCACGAGTGCTCGCTCTACTGCCGCCACTGCACGCGGCGGCGCATCGTGGGCGACCAGGAGGCCATGTCCACCGCCATGCTGGACCGGGCCATCGCCTATATCCGGGAGCACCCGGAGGTGCGGGACGTGCTCATCTCCGGCGGCGACCCGCTGGCGGTGCCCGACCGGCGGCTGGAGTACGTGATCAAGAACCTGCGGGCGATCCCGCACGTGGAGATCATCCGCATCGGCACCCGCATGCCGGTGGTGCTGCCACAGCGGATCACGCCCGAGTTGGTCGGCATGCTCCGGAAGTACCACCCCATCTGGCTCAACACCCACTTCAACCATCCCTTCGAGGTACAGCACCCCAAGGCGCGGGAGGCGATGGAGCGGCTGGCCGACGCCGGCATCCCCACGGGCAACCAGTCGGTGCTGCTGAAGGGCATCAACGACTGCGCCGTCGTCATGCGCAAGTTGGTGCACGAACTCGTGAAGGTGCGCTGCCGCCCCTACTATATCTACAACTGCGACCTCTCCGAGGGGCTGAGCCACTTCCGCACCACCGTCTCCAAGGGGCTGGCGATCATCGAGGCGCTGCGGGGCCACACCTCCGGCTACGCCGTGCCGACCTTCGTCGTGGACGCCCCGGGCGGCGGCGGCAAGATCCCCGTCATGCCGCAGTACCTGATCTCCCAGTCCGACGGCCGGGTGATCCTGCGCAACTTCGAGGGGAAGATCAGCATCTACCACGAGGGCACGCCCGAGGACCACGTGGTGGACGACAAGTGCACCCTCTGCGGCACCGACCACAGCGCGATCAAGATCGGCCCGGCTGCCGAACTTTGGGCGGTCCGGCGGCGTTCGGGCGAGGTGGACCTGCCCTCGGGCGTCACCCGCCTGGGGCACCCGTCGCACCTGATCACGCCGGAGCAGCTGGCGCAGGTGGACCAGTCGGCGCCCGCTGCGCCCGAGCCCGAGCGTGAGGCCGGCGATGACTGA
- a CDS encoding OAM dimerization domain-containing protein has protein sequence MSHVILPYGDTTGDGAVQLSFTLPVPIGGKAREAARQLCLQMNLENPQVAAMRDLGGGYTFFVIYARATRGVDLDAIHVPEVTAPKWSMQEVDRIVAERLGRPIRVVGACTGSDAHTVGLDAILNMKGFHGDYGLERYQGFRVWNLGSQVPNETLVAKAREVDADAILVSQVVTQKNVHLTNLTGLVDLLEAEGMRDRVLLIAGGPRITHELAVELGFDAGFGPGTVPSQVAAFIVQRLTERA, from the coding sequence GTGAGCCACGTGATCCTGCCCTACGGCGACACGACCGGCGACGGCGCCGTGCAGCTCTCCTTCACCCTGCCCGTGCCCATCGGCGGGAAGGCCCGGGAGGCCGCCCGGCAGCTCTGCCTGCAGATGAACCTGGAGAACCCGCAGGTGGCGGCCATGCGCGACCTGGGCGGCGGCTACACCTTCTTCGTGATCTACGCCCGGGCGACCCGCGGCGTCGACCTGGACGCGATCCACGTGCCCGAGGTCACGGCCCCGAAGTGGTCCATGCAGGAGGTCGACCGCATCGTGGCGGAGCGGCTGGGCCGGCCCATCCGGGTGGTGGGCGCCTGCACCGGCTCCGACGCGCACACGGTCGGGCTCGACGCCATTCTGAACATGAAGGGGTTCCACGGCGACTACGGCCTGGAGCGCTACCAGGGCTTCCGGGTGTGGAACCTGGGCAGCCAGGTGCCCAACGAGACGCTGGTGGCGAAAGCGCGGGAGGTGGATGCCGACGCCATCCTGGTGAGCCAGGTGGTCACGCAGAAGAACGTGCACCTCACGAACCTCACCGGCCTGGTGGACCTGCTGGAGGCCGAGGGGATGCGGGACCGCGTGCTGCTCATCGCCGGCGGCCCGCGCATCACCCACGAGCTGGCCGTCGAGCTCGGCTTCGACGCTGGCTTCGGCCCCGGCACGGTGCCCTCTCAGGTGGCGGCGTTCATCGTGCAGAGGCTCACCGAGCGCGCTTGA